The sequence below is a genomic window from Streptomyces sp. NBC_00582.
AGCGGGCCGGCCGCCGGCCGCCTGGACCACGTCGGCCTGAACGTCGCCGATCTCGAGGCGATGAGCGAGTGGTACGCGGCCGCTCTGGGACTCGGGACGGAGTTCAGGTTCGAGGTCCCGGAGGTGGGTCTGCGCGGCACCATGCTGCACAGCCCGCACGGTCACCGGATAGAACTGATCCACCGTGCAGGCAACGGGGCCGGACTTCAGGCGTCCGGCCCGCTGGAAGCCGCGCTGACCCGCGGATTCGGGCACATCGCACTGGAC
It includes:
- a CDS encoding VOC family protein gives rise to the protein MSGPAAGRLDHVGLNVADLEAMSEWYAAALGLGTEFRFEVPEVGLRGTMLHSPHGHRIELIHRAGNGAGLQASGPLEAALTRGFGHIALDVTNVDEAYGALIGAGATDRMSPRPSPDPGVRMAYVVDPEGNLIELLDRTTARTSTG